Proteins found in one Labrenzia sp. VG12 genomic segment:
- the fba gene encoding class II fructose-bisphosphate aldolase (catalyzes the reversible aldol condensation of dihydroxyacetonephosphate and glyceraldehyde 3-phosphate in the Calvin cycle, glycolysis, and/or gluconeogenesis): protein MARITLRQLLDHAAEHDYGVPAFNINNMEQALAIMAAADKTDSPVIIQASRGARAYAHDVMLKHMMDAVVEIYPHIPVCVHLDHGNAPQTCMTAIQAGFTSVMMDGSLEADGKTPADWAYNVGVTKTVTDMAHLGGISVEGELGVLGSLETGMGDKEDGHGAEGKLSQDQLLTDPEEAVKFVKETKVDALAIAMGTSHGAYKFTRQPDGDILAMHVIEEIHRRLPDTHLVMHGSSSVPQDLQDIINQYGGEMPQTWGVPVEEIQRGIKNGVRKVNIDTDNRMAITGQIRRILTENPGEFDPRKYLKPARDAMEKLCVARLEAFNTAGQASKIKKIVTLADMAARYQSGELDPKVA from the coding sequence ATGGCACGCATTACCCTCCGCCAGCTTCTAGACCATGCCGCAGAACACGATTACGGCGTTCCGGCGTTCAACATCAACAACATGGAGCAGGCGCTGGCCATCATGGCCGCGGCGGACAAGACCGATTCTCCCGTCATCATCCAGGCCTCGCGCGGCGCGCGCGCCTATGCCCATGACGTCATGCTGAAACACATGATGGACGCGGTTGTCGAGATCTACCCGCATATTCCGGTCTGTGTTCACCTCGACCACGGAAATGCGCCGCAGACCTGCATGACCGCCATCCAGGCCGGCTTCACCTCCGTGATGATGGACGGGTCCCTGGAAGCCGACGGCAAGACCCCGGCCGACTGGGCCTACAATGTTGGAGTCACCAAGACGGTCACCGACATGGCGCATCTGGGCGGCATTTCCGTTGAAGGCGAACTCGGCGTGCTCGGGTCGCTGGAAACCGGCATGGGCGACAAGGAAGACGGCCACGGCGCTGAAGGCAAACTCAGCCAGGACCAGCTGCTCACCGACCCGGAAGAAGCCGTCAAGTTCGTCAAGGAAACCAAGGTCGATGCCCTGGCCATCGCCATGGGCACCAGCCATGGTGCCTACAAGTTCACCCGCCAGCCGGACGGCGACATCCTGGCCATGCATGTGATCGAGGAAATTCACCGCCGCCTGCCGGACACGCACCTTGTCATGCACGGCTCGTCCTCCGTGCCGCAGGACCTGCAGGACATCATCAACCAGTATGGCGGCGAGATGCCCCAGACCTGGGGCGTGCCCGTGGAAGAAATCCAGCGCGGCATCAAGAACGGCGTTCGCAAGGTCAACATCGACACCGACAACCGCATGGCCATCACCGGCCAGATCCGCCGGATCCTGACGGAAAATCCGGGTGAGTTCGACCCGCGCAAATATCTGAAGCCGGCCCGCGATGCCATGGAAAAACTGTGTGTCGCCCGCCTGGAAGCCTTCAACACGGCCGGCCAGGCCTCCAAGATCAAGAAGATCGTCACGCTGGCCGACATGGCAGCGCGTTACCAGTCCGGCGAACTGGATCCGAAGGTCGCCTGA
- the efp gene encoding elongation factor P, with the protein MKINGNEIKPGNVLQHQDTLWAVVKVQHVKPGKGGAFAQVEMKNLLDGRKLNERFRSEDKVERVRLEQKDFQYLYTQDDMLIFMDTETYEQLELQSDFVGDRAAFLQDGMMVTVELHEERPIGITLPQHVTLEISEADAVVKGQTQSSSYKPALMENGVRVMVPPFITAGEKIIVDTGTLEYVRRAD; encoded by the coding sequence ATGAAAATCAACGGAAACGAAATCAAGCCCGGTAACGTGCTGCAGCATCAGGACACCCTGTGGGCCGTGGTCAAGGTCCAGCACGTCAAACCCGGCAAGGGTGGCGCCTTTGCCCAGGTCGAAATGAAAAACCTGCTGGACGGCCGCAAGCTGAACGAGCGTTTCCGCTCCGAAGACAAGGTCGAGCGCGTCCGCCTGGAACAGAAGGACTTCCAGTACCTCTACACCCAGGACGACATGCTGATCTTCATGGACACGGAGACCTACGAGCAGCTCGAACTGCAGTCCGACTTTGTCGGTGATCGCGCCGCCTTTTTGCAGGACGGCATGATGGTGACCGTGGAACTGCACGAGGAGCGCCCGATCGGCATCACCCTGCCGCAGCACGTCACGCTGGAAATCTCCGAAGCCGATGCGGTCGTCAAGGGCCAGACGCAGTCGTCTTCCTACAAGCCCGCCTTGATGGAAAACGGCGTGCGCGTCATGGTACCGCCCTTCATCACTGCCGGCGAGAAAATCATCGTCGACACCGGCACGCTGGAATATGTCCGCCGCGCGGACTGA
- a CDS encoding tetratricopeptide repeat protein, which translates to MPISAPRISSTSWTALLFGAAVFLGMPTQPVLAQQSEPAAETSAQAETGDQAEVPVPALIDVTTRDKTLRGIIDAGPPKLGESEQANASTAYAAFQRGWFLTALGLATPLAEQGDQAAQALMGVLHEAGLGIRQDKAKAADWYSLAAGKGDAGSAMQLAQFYLLGTGVDTDKKKAADYFQQAADAGNASALYNLALLYQEGEGRPFDEARARELLEQAAKLNDPEAQYALALSFLEAQTGLNDPGQGAFWMGRAARRGHTSAQVYYGILRFQGKGVDPDESEAADWFERAATAGNPVAMNRLARIYAHGRGREQDFAAAAGWHLIARTLGVADFNLDRVVESLDETTMAEARKLAEQYSATLMAPSEDPARESP; encoded by the coding sequence ATGCCGATTTCTGCCCCCCGCATATCATCGACAAGCTGGACCGCGCTGCTCTTCGGAGCCGCCGTCTTCCTCGGCATGCCGACCCAGCCGGTTCTGGCGCAGCAGAGCGAGCCCGCCGCAGAAACATCTGCGCAAGCGGAAACGGGAGATCAGGCGGAGGTGCCGGTTCCGGCACTGATCGATGTCACGACGCGAGACAAGACGTTGCGCGGCATCATCGATGCCGGTCCACCCAAGCTGGGTGAAAGCGAACAGGCCAACGCATCGACGGCCTATGCCGCCTTTCAACGTGGCTGGTTCCTGACTGCACTGGGCCTTGCAACACCGCTGGCCGAACAAGGCGATCAGGCGGCGCAAGCGCTGATGGGCGTGTTACACGAGGCAGGTCTCGGCATTCGGCAGGACAAGGCCAAGGCCGCGGACTGGTATTCATTGGCTGCCGGCAAGGGCGATGCCGGATCAGCAATGCAGCTGGCGCAGTTTTACCTGCTCGGCACCGGGGTCGACACCGACAAGAAAAAAGCCGCCGACTATTTCCAACAGGCAGCAGATGCAGGCAATGCTTCTGCGCTTTACAATCTCGCACTGCTTTACCAGGAGGGCGAAGGTCGCCCATTTGACGAGGCCAGGGCCCGGGAACTCCTGGAACAGGCGGCCAAGCTCAATGATCCGGAAGCCCAATATGCGCTGGCGCTTTCCTTCCTCGAGGCTCAGACCGGGCTGAACGACCCGGGACAGGGTGCCTTCTGGATGGGCCGGGCGGCCCGGCGCGGCCACACGTCGGCACAGGTCTATTACGGTATACTCCGCTTCCAGGGCAAAGGTGTGGATCCGGATGAATCAGAGGCCGCGGACTGGTTCGAACGGGCAGCAACTGCCGGGAACCCGGTCGCCATGAACCGGCTTGCGCGCATCTATGCCCACGGCCGCGGCCGGGAACAGGACTTTGCCGCAGCTGCCGGTTGGCACCTGATTGCGCGCACGCTCGGAGTTGCCGATTTCAATCTCGACCGCGTTGTGGAAAGCCTCGACGAGACAACCATGGCCGAGGCACGAAAGCTTGCCGAGCAATATTCCGCGACCCTGATGGCACCCTCGGAAGATCCGGCCCGCGAATCGCCGTAA
- a CDS encoding thiamine phosphate synthase, which produces MNRPRLYLVTPPQFDAEELAGKLRQAFSGGDIACVLIYMPGAGTKDLQAAASVLVPVIQEGGAAAIVYQDTQAAGRSGADGVHVDASLEDVKLAVESFQPERIVGTGGTKQKHDAMEWAETGVDYILFGKLDLPEKTSAHDKTLRSAAWWAELFETPCVALAGNTLETLADVAATGADFVALKDAVWQSDTEISSLIAEANRILEAHPFPEGD; this is translated from the coding sequence GTGAACCGCCCTCGCCTTTACCTTGTCACTCCGCCGCAATTCGATGCCGAAGAGCTTGCCGGCAAATTGCGCCAGGCCTTCAGCGGCGGTGACATCGCCTGCGTCCTGATCTACATGCCTGGAGCCGGCACCAAGGATCTGCAGGCAGCGGCCAGTGTCCTGGTCCCGGTGATCCAGGAAGGTGGCGCTGCCGCGATTGTCTACCAGGACACCCAGGCAGCCGGTCGCAGTGGCGCAGATGGCGTTCACGTCGACGCCTCCCTGGAGGATGTGAAACTCGCGGTCGAGAGCTTTCAGCCGGAGCGGATCGTCGGCACCGGCGGTACCAAGCAGAAACATGACGCGATGGAATGGGCGGAAACCGGCGTCGACTACATTCTATTCGGCAAGCTGGATCTGCCGGAAAAAACATCGGCGCATGACAAGACCCTGCGCAGCGCGGCGTGGTGGGCGGAGCTTTTTGAAACCCCCTGTGTGGCGCTTGCCGGCAACACGCTCGAGACCCTCGCCGATGTCGCCGCAACGGGCGCCGACTTCGTCGCACTCAAGGATGCTGTCTGGCAGTCCGACACCGAAATTTCATCCCTCATTGCGGAAGCCAACCGTATTCTGGAGGCTCACCCGTTCCCTGAAGGTGATTGA